A genome region from Erigeron canadensis isolate Cc75 chromosome 3, C_canadensis_v1, whole genome shotgun sequence includes the following:
- the LOC122591787 gene encoding disease resistance protein RUN1-like translates to MQKLILTSVFGDQSIEVPSDFEGNSMMKRRMPSIKKVVVLDDVNDPKLLAEPSWFRPGSGIIITLRDKQSPSQGYEELSKEVLRYAAGLPLTIKTLSSSIRAPSTVVWEDAIKRLETIPWGDTLKILKISYDALEEDQKDIFLHKSLIIFRDDHYDDDDKVLDMHDHIEETGMHILRRLDPDEPERHKLLWIKDEIEHIVKDYMVLPKLRLLDFSRSELETFDSAGMTTNIEELVLRGCEKLVEVNISDE, encoded by the exons ATGCAAAAACTGATCCTTACTTCTGTGTTTGGGGATCAAAGCATTGAGGTGCCAAGTGATTTTGAGGGGAATAGTATGATGAAAAGGAGGATGCCTAGTATAAAAAAAGTTGTAGTTCTAGATGATGTGAATGATCCAAAGTTGTTAGCAGAACCAAGTTGGTTTAGGCCAGGAAGTGGAATCATCATTACATTAAGAGATAAGCAA AGTCCATCTCAAGGTTATGAAGAGCTATCTAAAGAGGTTTTGCGCTATGCTGCTGGTCTTCCTTTAACCATCAAAACTTTAAGTTCATCCATCCGTGCTCCTTCCACAGTTGTATGGGAAGATGCCATTAAAAGACTAGAAACAATTCCATGGGGTGATACCttgaaaatattgaaaataagTTATGATGCTCTAGAGGAGGATCAGAAAGACATATTCCTACAT AAATCCTTGATAATTTTCCGTGATGAtcattatgatgatgatgataaggtGTTGGACATGCATGATCATATAGAAGAAACGGGAATGCATATTCTTCGTAGGTTGGATCCTGATGAGCCAGAGCGACATAAGTTACTATGGATTAAAGATGAAATTGAACATATAGTAAAAGATTACATG GTTCTTCCCAAACTCAGGCTCCTTGACTTTAGTCGTTCTGAACTAGAAACCTTTGATTCAGCTGGGATGACTACAAATATTGAAGAACTAGTTCTTCGTGGATGTGAAAAGTTGGTGGAAGTCAACATTTCTGATGAATAA